In Symphalangus syndactylus isolate Jambi chromosome 6, NHGRI_mSymSyn1-v2.1_pri, whole genome shotgun sequence, a genomic segment contains:
- the LOC129484726 gene encoding putative tripartite motif-containing protein 49B isoform X2 — translation MNSGISQVFQREVTCPICMNYFIDPVTIDCGHSFCRPCFYLHWEDIPILTQCFECTKSTQQRNLKTNIDLKKMASLARKVNLWLFLSSEEQKCGTHKDTKKMFCEVDRSLLCLLCSSSQEHRDHRHCPIESAAEEHQEKLLQKMQSLWEKACENHSNLNVETTRTRHWKNYVNLRLEAIRAEYQKMPAFHHEEEKHNLEMLKKKGKDIFHQLHLSKAKMAHRREILRGMYEELKEMCHKPDLELLQAFGDILHRTESVLLHMPQPLNPELSAGPITGLMDRLNQFRVHITLHHEEANSHIFLYEILRSMCIGCDHQDVPYVTATPRSFLAWGAQTFTSGKYYWEVHVGDSWNWAFGVCNMYWKEKHQNEKTDGEEGLFLFGCVKNEIQCSLFTTSRIMLQYIPRPTSRVGLFLDCEAKTVSFVDVNQSSLIYTIPNCSFSPPLRPIFCCIHF, via the exons aTGAATTCTGGAATCTCGCAAGTCTTCCAGAGGGAAGTCACCTGCCCCATCTGCATGAACTACTTCATAGACCCGGTCACCATAgactgtgggcacagcttttgcAGGCCCTGTTTCTACCTCCACTGGGAAGACATCCCAATTCTGACTCAGTGCTTTGAATGCACAAAGTCAACACAGCAGAGAAACCTCAAAACTAACATTGATTTGAAGAAGATGGCTTCTCTTGCCAGAAAAGTCAATCTCTGGCTATTCCTGAGCTCTGAGGAGCAAAAGTGTGGCACTCACAAGGACACAAAGAAGATGTTCTGTGAAGTGGACAGGAGCCTGCTCTGTTTGCTGTGCTCCAGCTCTCAGGAGCACCGGGATCACAGACACTGTCCCATTGAGTCGGCTGCTGAGGAACAC CAGGAGAAGCTTTTACAGAAAATGCAGTCTTTATGGGAAAAAGCTTGTGAAAATCACAGTAACCTGAATGTGGAAACCACCAGAACCAGACACTGGAAG AATTACGTGAATTTAAGGCTAGAAGCAATTAGAGCCGAGTATCAGAAGATGCCTGCATTTcaccatgaagaagaaaaacataatttggagatgctgaaaaagaaggggaaagataTTTTTCATCAACTTCATTTAAGTAAAGCCAAAATGGCTCATAGGAGGGAGATTTTAAGAGGAATGTACGAGGAGCTGAAGGAAATGTGCCATAAACCAGATTTGGAGCTACTTCAG gcttttgGAGACATATTACACAG GACTGAGTCCGTGCTGCTGCACATGCCCCAGCCTCTGAATCCGGAGCTCAGTGCAGGGCCCATCACTGGACTGATGGACAGGCTCAACCAATTCCGAG tgcatATTACTCTGCATCATGAAGAGGCCAACAGTCATATCTTTCTTTATGAAATTTTGAGAAGCATGTGTATTGGATGTGACCATCAAGATGTACCCTATGTCACTGCAACACCTAGAAGTTTTCTTGCATGGGGTGCTCAGACTTTCACCTCTGGCAAATATTACTGGGAGGTCCATGTGGGGGACTCCTGGAATTGGGCTTTTGGTGTCTGTAACATGTATTGGAAAGAGAAGCATCAGAATGAGAAGACAGACGGAGAGGAGGGACTCTTTCTTTTTGGGTGTGTTAAGAATGAAATTCAATGCAGTCTCTTTACCACCTCCCGAATTATGCTGCAATATATCCCAAGACCTACCAGCCGAGTAGGATTATTCCTGGATTGTGAGGCTAAGACTGTGAGCTTTGTTGATGTTAATCAAAGCTCCCTAATATACACCATCCCTAATTGCTCTTTCTCACCTCCTCTCAGGCCTATCTTTTGCTGTATTCACTTCTGA
- the LOC129484726 gene encoding putative tripartite motif-containing protein 49B isoform X1 encodes MNSGISQVFQREVTCPICMNYFIDPVTIDCGHSFCRPCFYLHWEDIPILTQCFECTKSTQQRNLKTNIDLKKMASLARKVNLWLFLSSEEQKCGTHKDTKKMFCEVDRSLLCLLCSSSQEHRDHRHCPIESAAEEHRISDEKLLQKMQSLWEKACENHSNLNVETTRTRHWKNYVNLRLEAIRAEYQKMPAFHHEEEKHNLEMLKKKGKDIFHQLHLSKAKMAHRREILRGMYEELKEMCHKPDLELLQAFGDILHRTESVLLHMPQPLNPELSAGPITGLMDRLNQFRVHITLHHEEANSHIFLYEILRSMCIGCDHQDVPYVTATPRSFLAWGAQTFTSGKYYWEVHVGDSWNWAFGVCNMYWKEKHQNEKTDGEEGLFLFGCVKNEIQCSLFTTSRIMLQYIPRPTSRVGLFLDCEAKTVSFVDVNQSSLIYTIPNCSFSPPLRPIFCCIHF; translated from the exons aTGAATTCTGGAATCTCGCAAGTCTTCCAGAGGGAAGTCACCTGCCCCATCTGCATGAACTACTTCATAGACCCGGTCACCATAgactgtgggcacagcttttgcAGGCCCTGTTTCTACCTCCACTGGGAAGACATCCCAATTCTGACTCAGTGCTTTGAATGCACAAAGTCAACACAGCAGAGAAACCTCAAAACTAACATTGATTTGAAGAAGATGGCTTCTCTTGCCAGAAAAGTCAATCTCTGGCTATTCCTGAGCTCTGAGGAGCAAAAGTGTGGCACTCACAAGGACACAAAGAAGATGTTCTGTGAAGTGGACAGGAGCCTGCTCTGTTTGCTGTGCTCCAGCTCTCAGGAGCACCGGGATCACAGACACTGTCCCATTGAGTCGGCTGCTGAGGAACACCGGATAAGTGAT GAGAAGCTTTTACAGAAAATGCAGTCTTTATGGGAAAAAGCTTGTGAAAATCACAGTAACCTGAATGTGGAAACCACCAGAACCAGACACTGGAAG AATTACGTGAATTTAAGGCTAGAAGCAATTAGAGCCGAGTATCAGAAGATGCCTGCATTTcaccatgaagaagaaaaacataatttggagatgctgaaaaagaaggggaaagataTTTTTCATCAACTTCATTTAAGTAAAGCCAAAATGGCTCATAGGAGGGAGATTTTAAGAGGAATGTACGAGGAGCTGAAGGAAATGTGCCATAAACCAGATTTGGAGCTACTTCAG gcttttgGAGACATATTACACAG GACTGAGTCCGTGCTGCTGCACATGCCCCAGCCTCTGAATCCGGAGCTCAGTGCAGGGCCCATCACTGGACTGATGGACAGGCTCAACCAATTCCGAG tgcatATTACTCTGCATCATGAAGAGGCCAACAGTCATATCTTTCTTTATGAAATTTTGAGAAGCATGTGTATTGGATGTGACCATCAAGATGTACCCTATGTCACTGCAACACCTAGAAGTTTTCTTGCATGGGGTGCTCAGACTTTCACCTCTGGCAAATATTACTGGGAGGTCCATGTGGGGGACTCCTGGAATTGGGCTTTTGGTGTCTGTAACATGTATTGGAAAGAGAAGCATCAGAATGAGAAGACAGACGGAGAGGAGGGACTCTTTCTTTTTGGGTGTGTTAAGAATGAAATTCAATGCAGTCTCTTTACCACCTCCCGAATTATGCTGCAATATATCCCAAGACCTACCAGCCGAGTAGGATTATTCCTGGATTGTGAGGCTAAGACTGTGAGCTTTGTTGATGTTAATCAAAGCTCCCTAATATACACCATCCCTAATTGCTCTTTCTCACCTCCTCTCAGGCCTATCTTTTGCTGTATTCACTTCTGA